A stretch of the Nitratireductor thuwali genome encodes the following:
- a CDS encoding BA14K family protein, with protein MRYRLSTLAFSSLVALGLMAGSGAANASALSAAGTSVDPVRTLSETANPSASVQKVHERRYRHGRKRHFKRHHVRPRAGIYFEFGTGGYRYDPPYYVRPHYVRPRYVRPRPARPYRLNRHHVSWCYDRYRSYRAYDNTFQPYHGPRRQCRSPYMY; from the coding sequence ATGAGATATCGGCTTTCGACCCTGGCGTTCTCCAGCCTGGTCGCGCTCGGACTCATGGCCGGTTCCGGTGCCGCCAATGCTTCGGCGCTGTCGGCGGCCGGCACGAGCGTCGATCCGGTGCGCACCCTCTCCGAGACGGCAAACCCGTCGGCCTCGGTCCAGAAGGTTCACGAGCGGCGGTATCGCCACGGGCGCAAGCGGCATTTCAAGCGGCACCACGTCAGACCGCGCGCGGGCATATATTTCGAGTTCGGAACCGGTGGCTACCGCTATGACCCGCCCTACTACGTGCGGCCACACTATGTGCGGCCTCGCTATGTGCGCCCGCGTCCGGCGCGACCCTACCGCCTGAACAGACACCATGTGAGCTGGTGCTACGACCGTTACCGCTCCTATCGGGCCTACGACAACACGTTCCAGCCCTATCACGGCCCGCGCAGGCAGTGCCGTTCGCCTTACATGTACTGA
- a CDS encoding PilZ domain-containing protein — protein MTPIIEKSIGLDGDTFVERREELRRKALLPARLVFNDGRSTLSGTVRNLSGSGARIGFCDLCAIPPRFMLQLGREPRLRPAVIRWRTLTEIGVTFL, from the coding sequence ATGACACCGATAATTGAAAAATCGATTGGGCTGGACGGCGACACTTTCGTCGAAAGGAGGGAGGAGCTTCGCCGCAAGGCGCTGCTGCCGGCGCGTTTGGTCTTCAATGACGGCCGTTCCACCCTGTCCGGCACGGTACGCAATCTCAGCGGTTCGGGCGCGCGGATAGGGTTCTGCGACCTTTGCGCCATTCCACCCCGTTTCATGCTCCAGCTCGGCCGGGAGCCGCGGCTGCGGCCAGCGGTCATCCGCTGGCGGACATTGACGGAGATTGGCGTGACATTCCTCTAA
- a CDS encoding BA14K family protein, translated as MFLFPKVIVSLLLACMTGTGVRAEVFSIRAPVTVPHEAAVARISDHGPRMRHSGGGFSIELRSGTHPHLQRWRWQRYRPYWDTPHYRSYKTHRFDLSDSLYNDFKDWQRPGYRYHRQRGWPDRAPYYNGRRFLFEVVPERPAARPGHGQRAAHLAWCRDRYRSYRAADNTFQPYKGPRRKCRSPYGR; from the coding sequence GTGTTCCTGTTTCCGAAAGTCATTGTTTCCCTTCTGCTGGCCTGCATGACGGGAACCGGCGTCCGTGCGGAGGTTTTCTCCATACGGGCGCCGGTGACCGTTCCGCACGAGGCGGCGGTTGCCCGGATTTCCGACCATGGGCCGCGAATGCGCCACAGCGGCGGCGGCTTCAGCATCGAGCTCAGAAGCGGCACGCACCCGCATCTGCAACGCTGGAGATGGCAACGCTATCGGCCCTACTGGGATACGCCCCACTACCGAAGCTACAAAACGCACAGGTTCGACCTGTCGGACAGCCTCTACAACGACTTCAAAGACTGGCAACGCCCAGGTTACCGCTACCACCGGCAGCGCGGCTGGCCCGACCGCGCGCCCTACTATAACGGCCGCCGCTTTCTCTTCGAGGTCGTGCCGGAAAGGCCAGCCGCCAGGCCCGGCCACGGGCAAAGGGCAGCGCATTTGGCCTGGTGCCGCGACCGCTACCGGTCCTACCGCGCGGCGGACAACACCTTCCAGCCCTACAAGGGACCGCGCAGGAAATGCCGGTCGCCCTACGGGCGATGA
- the ilvC gene encoding ketol-acid reductoisomerase, with translation MRVYYDRDADLNLIKSKKVAIIGYGSQGRAHALNLKDSGAKDVAVALRAGSSTARKAEADGFKVMTVAEAAGWADLMMMATPDELQAGIYSSEIAPNIRDGAAIAFAHGLNVHFGLIEPKKTVDVLMVAPKGPGHTVRSEYQKGGGVPCLVAVHQDASGNALDLGLSYACGVGGGRSGIIETTFREECETDLFGEQVVLCGGLVELIRAGFETLVEGGYAPEMAYFECLHEVKLIVDLIYEGGIANMNYSISNTAEWGEYVTGPRIITDETKAEMKRVLKDIQSGRFTSEWMQEWHSGAARFKATRRLNDTHQIEEVGEKLRGMMPWIAKNKLVDKEKN, from the coding sequence ATGCGTGTCTATTACGATCGCGATGCCGATCTCAACCTGATCAAATCAAAGAAAGTCGCCATTATCGGCTATGGCAGCCAGGGCAGGGCGCATGCATTGAACCTGAAGGATTCGGGCGCCAAGGACGTGGCTGTTGCGCTGCGCGCCGGCTCCTCGACGGCCAGGAAGGCCGAGGCCGACGGCTTCAAGGTGATGACCGTGGCCGAAGCGGCCGGCTGGGCCGATCTGATGATGATGGCTACGCCGGACGAGCTGCAGGCCGGCATCTATTCCTCGGAAATCGCGCCGAATATCCGTGACGGCGCCGCGATCGCGTTCGCCCACGGCCTCAATGTTCATTTCGGCCTGATCGAGCCGAAGAAGACCGTCGATGTGCTGATGGTCGCGCCCAAGGGGCCGGGCCACACGGTGCGCAGCGAATACCAGAAGGGCGGCGGCGTGCCCTGCCTTGTGGCGGTTCACCAGGACGCCTCGGGCAATGCGCTAGATCTTGGCCTTTCCTATGCCTGCGGCGTCGGGGGCGGTCGCTCGGGCATCATCGAGACCACGTTCCGCGAGGAATGCGAGACCGACCTTTTCGGCGAGCAGGTGGTCCTGTGCGGCGGCCTGGTCGAGCTTATCCGCGCCGGTTTCGAGACCCTCGTCGAGGGCGGCTATGCCCCGGAAATGGCCTATTTCGAGTGCCTGCACGAGGTGAAGCTGATCGTCGACCTGATCTATGAGGGCGGCATCGCCAACATGAACTACTCGATCTCCAACACGGCCGAGTGGGGCGAGTATGTCACCGGCCCGCGCATCATCACCGACGAGACCAAGGCGGAAATGAAGCGCGTTCTGAAAGACATCCAGTCCGGCCGTTTCACGTCGGAATGGATGCAGGAATGGCATTCGGGCGCAGCCCGCTTCAAGGCGACGCGCCGTCTCAACGACACCCACCAGATCGAGGAAGTGGGCGAGAAGCTGCGCGGCATGATGCCCTGGATCGCCAAGAACAAGCTGGTGGACAAAGAGAAGAACTAA
- a CDS encoding TetR/AcrR family transcriptional regulator C-terminal domain-containing protein: MTAKSSDDEFTPRQSAVLECALELLVAGGEKALTTAGVARAASCSKESLYKWFGDRDGLLAAMIAYQASKVRAFSDDGGTMDAARFRAHLVDFAHDLLQVLAGDVSLALNRLAIGQASRDGNRLARLLIERGRRRIDSRACALLEAGMRRGLIRYEDRDEAYHTLYGLIVRDLHVRMLLGEEAARRPVQFAGQAERAVERFLALFAAREEERAGGI; encoded by the coding sequence ATGACCGCCAAAAGCAGCGACGACGAGTTTACACCGCGCCAGAGCGCGGTGCTTGAGTGCGCGCTCGAACTGCTGGTGGCAGGCGGCGAGAAGGCGTTGACCACGGCCGGCGTGGCACGCGCGGCGAGCTGCTCCAAGGAAAGCCTCTACAAATGGTTCGGTGACCGCGACGGTTTGCTGGCGGCGATGATCGCCTATCAGGCGAGCAAGGTGCGCGCCTTTTCCGATGATGGCGGCACGATGGATGCGGCGCGCTTTCGCGCACATCTGGTGGATTTTGCCCATGATCTCCTGCAGGTTCTGGCTGGCGACGTCTCGCTGGCGCTCAATCGCCTGGCCATCGGACAGGCAAGCCGGGACGGAAACCGGCTGGCGCGGCTGCTCATCGAGCGCGGCCGCCGCCGCATCGACAGCCGGGCCTGCGCCCTTTTGGAAGCGGGCATGCGGCGCGGCCTCATCCGCTACGAGGACCGTGACGAGGCCTATCATACGCTTTACGGGCTGATCGTGCGCGATCTGCATGTGCGGATGCTGCTGGGCGAGGAGGCGGCGCGCCGGCCCGTGCAGTTTGCCGGCCAGGCCGAGCGCGCTGTGGAAAGGTTTCTGGCGCTGTTCGCGGCGCGGGAAGAGGAGAGGGCTGGCGGCATCTGA
- a CDS encoding winged helix-turn-helix transcriptional regulator — translation MDAKPINLGAKLEAYRAAGNEQNLGDCPVRDVINNIGGKWNSLIMLALAEQPYRFGALRRLVPDISQRMLTQTLRDLQRDGYVHREVFPTTPPSVEYSLTDLGRSLFEPLHALVQWAERNHGKVRQARERFDADR, via the coding sequence ATGGATGCCAAGCCCATCAATCTGGGTGCCAAGCTGGAAGCGTACAGGGCCGCCGGCAACGAACAGAACCTCGGGGATTGCCCCGTGCGTGACGTCATCAACAATATCGGGGGCAAGTGGAACTCGCTGATCATGCTCGCGCTGGCCGAGCAGCCCTATCGCTTCGGCGCGCTGCGGCGGCTGGTGCCGGACATCTCCCAGCGCATGCTCACCCAGACGCTCCGCGATCTGCAGCGCGACGGCTATGTGCATCGCGAGGTCTTTCCCACCACGCCGCCGAGCGTGGAATACAGCCTTACCGATCTCGGCCGCTCGCTGTTCGAGCCGCTTCACGCGCTGGTGCAGTGGGCCGAACGCAATCACGGGAAGGTGAGGCAAGCGCGGGAGCGGTTCGATGCCGATCGGTAG
- a CDS encoding SDR family oxidoreductase — translation MNKILITGASGQLGGLVVKHLLETENVSPTRLIAGSRDPSKLSALAARGVETAKVDFDDPESLMEAFGQADTALIISTDALDEPGKRLRQHKAAVEAAAKAGVKHLAYTSMPRPEPGNPVLFAPDHHGTEQTLKASGIPYTIFRNSWYQENLLMSLPKAIQSGTWYTSAGDGKTAHIARDDAARAIAASLAKGPVANTTYTLTGAKAYTNAEIAALAAEATGKPVNVVNLSDEALADGMKAAGVPEAFVPLLVSFEANTRAGGLAEVTGDFEQLTGRQPKPLTAFLEESKALLSGAAG, via the coding sequence ATGAACAAGATACTTATCACCGGCGCTTCGGGACAATTGGGCGGTCTCGTCGTGAAACATCTGCTCGAAACGGAAAACGTATCCCCGACCCGGCTCATCGCCGGCTCCCGCGATCCGTCGAAGTTGAGCGCTCTGGCCGCAAGGGGCGTGGAGACGGCCAAGGTGGATTTCGACGATCCAGAGAGCCTGATGGAAGCATTCGGCCAGGCCGACACGGCGCTGATCATCTCGACGGATGCGCTCGACGAACCCGGCAAGCGCCTGCGCCAGCACAAGGCGGCGGTGGAAGCGGCGGCAAAGGCCGGCGTCAAGCATCTGGCCTACACGTCGATGCCCCGGCCGGAGCCTGGCAACCCCGTCCTGTTCGCGCCCGATCACCACGGCACCGAGCAGACGCTGAAAGCGTCCGGTATTCCCTATACGATCTTCCGCAACAGCTGGTACCAGGAAAATCTGCTGATGAGCCTGCCCAAGGCGATCCAGTCGGGCACCTGGTATACATCCGCCGGGGACGGAAAGACCGCCCATATCGCCCGGGACGACGCGGCACGCGCCATCGCCGCCTCCCTGGCCAAGGGACCGGTCGCCAACACGACCTATACGCTGACCGGCGCGAAGGCATACACGAATGCCGAAATCGCGGCACTGGCGGCCGAAGCCACCGGCAAGCCCGTCAATGTGGTGAATTTGAGCGACGAGGCTCTTGCCGACGGCATGAAGGCGGCCGGCGTACCGGAGGCCTTCGTCCCGCTGCTCGTCTCCTTCGAGGCCAATACCCGCGCTGGGGGGCTGGCTGAAGTTACCGGGGACTTCGAACAGCTGACGGGCAGGCAGCCGAAGCCGCTCACGGCTTTCCTGGAGGAAAGCAAGGCGCTTCTTTCCGGCGCCGCCGGGTAA